The DNA region CAAAGcaagatttgttttatttagaaaaagaaaggggttCTATTTGGGGATATGctatattgttattatatttggTTACATTTGGGGAGGGCTCTGGAATGGTGGATGGAGGTTTAAAAGAGGGCTTTAATTTTATCTGGAGttgttcaattttaattttttttttttttttacaccacaATGCCACTAAGCTACAAAGAACCATGATGCACCCTTGTGTTGTAAATTCATAGCCAGCACTATGGCTAGTCCATTTCTAATTTGCCTCCATGCTATGTCTGGACAGATGTGGTTCCACAAGCACATGGCTTGGCAAATGGAACTTGAGCTGTTGCACAGCTCATACAACTGTTCATAGCAGCCCTGCTAATATCCCTGATCATAGAATATCAACGTAGGCTTTCCAGTAAACTCTAAACATGCGCTAATTCTGGTTTCCGACTTTTAGTTAactttttatcaataaaatatagATTAATAGCAAGAAGGCTTTGGACCCACATACAAGATCTCAGTCTATCGGGTAAGCCTTGGTGGGCTGAAACCACCTTTTGAGAATCCTCCTTTAAGGACAAGGGCTGCATCTCATTCATCTTTGATGGACATGGTAGCTAGGCATTCAAGAGAATACCTTGCTCCTTAGTTGATCGCTGGGCTTGGGGATTCCAGAGTCTTGGCCCATCCATGGTAACCCAAAGCTGGAGAACACACTCAGGAAGTAAACCAAGGTTGCCTCCACCATGCTTGCTCCCAGGATGGGGAAGTGGAGGCATGGGGGTGGGACTGGATACATACACTCCCTTGCAGTTGCCGGGGTGCTTTTCTGATGAGCCAGACACCACTGCTTGTAGGTATTGACTAGGATATCTGTGGTGATGCTGTTGTCCTTTCCCAGAGAGCTGAGATAGATCACAACATCTTCCACCTCCTGGTTTTTCAGAGGGACTCCAACctaaggagagaagagaagccaCCAAGGTGGGCAGGCTCCAATCCAAACATCCTACCTGCACAGTCAAAGCTTTACCAGCCTGGCCCTACTTCCCCTATCTAGTTTCATCCACAGCCACTCCCACCTCAGCAGGAGCTCAGAGCCTCTTCCAAGGCCCTGAACACACCCTGCACTTTCTCACCCTCTGCCTTTACTTGGGCGCTTCCTCCTTCTATCTGAAGAACTATCCCTCTTTCAAAACCCAGTCTAGATATGCCACTATCTTTGCAGAGTCTGCTACTCCTTCCTTCTGGGCTGCCACCCCACTCCATACCAATCTCAACGATAACTTTCCCACACTGGATTTTGGAAAAAGGATTTCATGCCTACCATCCTTGCCCACGAGAAACACATCAGCTTTCcttaactgaagaaaaataagatcagAAGTACAATACACATTACTCTTTCAGGGATGGTAAGCAACCTTATAGGAGTATAATGCTTGCCAGCAATACTGAATATTCAAGAAGGAAAGTGTTTaaggaaatataattttcttcctcAGCTTCTTTAGACGGTAGTCAGTGTTCACTGGGCTTTCCTTAAAGAGGGTCAGAACTCTCCTGGTTCTAGAGgacttcatgttttctctttttggttatGATGATTAAGAAccctgtatatatatacatatatacatatacgtatatacgtatacgtatacatgtacatatatatgtatatatatacacaccctgtatacataatatatatatttaatgttttgaaacGTTGTTTAGGTAACTACATGTCATGAAACAACAGTGTGAAAACTGGTGATGATTTAAAACCATAAAGACCTAGCAGGCAGCTTCCTAAAGTATTTCCAAGAGGTATCTTGTATTCAAAACATATTAAGGCTTAATTTATCCagaccagaggtcagcaaacttttcctataaagggtcagatagtaaatattttaggatccATGAACAATATGATCTCTATCATAACTGCTGAAATCTGCCATcatagcatgaaagcagccatgaCAATACATATAAGTGAGTGTAGCTGTGTTCCGATAAAAGTTTATTCACAAAAACAGAGGCAGGCTGGATCTGACTTCTGGGCCATAGTTAGCTGACCTCTGCTCGatcaacagaactttctgcaatgatggaaatgttctatatctgtgcaGGCCGATAGAGGAACTGCTCACCACATGTGAACACTAAGTACTCGAAATGTAGCTGGTGTGACCGAGGAAacggatttttaaattttatttatttataattaattaaaaatttttggataGTCAGTGAAAGTGTGGCCTGTGGACCAGTGCCATAGACATCACTGGGAGTTTGTTACAATGTATCAACTTGGGCCCTGCACAGAGGTACTGAGTAgaagctgcattttaacaagatctctaTGGGATTATCTGCCAACGACAGTTGAAGAAGGTCTAGAGGGTTCTAGAGGCAAGACAGAAGGCCCAGCAATCTCTGTGCCCAGTTCTGGAGTCTGATGGGCAAGACAGTGATTCCCCAGGTACTGACTGGTTATGGGGTCGGCTCTGCAGACTTTCCACTCAGGTAGGGGTTTTCAAGATCAGACTCACGCAGGAGTGGTTTTAGGGGTCTGATGTGGCCACAAGTTATGTCACGTTTTCCAATCTGGCTTAACAAGTAACAAGGCTGATGGTTTGATCTACTTTTCGTTGGTCCAGGACCTGGGTGGAGGCAGCAGTGGGGGCAGGATGCATGCACGTCTTCCTCACTCAGGCCGGCCTGGAGGGAGCATGGGAGGCACTTACTGCCTTCAGAGTCACAACGAATTCCTCCCTAGAGATCTTCTGGTGCTCGCCCCCGTCCACTTTGCTAAATATCTCCAGGATCTTGATCTTGCGGCTGTGCAGGTAGGAGTACAAGGCTGATAAAGCAGAGGGCTTGGGCAATCGGAGCTGGGGCACCAGTCGGCGGGAGGGCCGGGGGCTCTTCTGTAAGAGGtaagagagggagcagaggagagaattcAGGGGAGACAGGCCACTGGAATTTGATTCCCAGAGTTAGACAGAACATgattcccagagagagagaggggggctgaGCAGCTCTCAACAGACAGCAAGATGGAATGCAAGGAGCATTGGATTCAGGGGTGGCGGGGTGGCtcaggttgagcatccgacttcggctcaggttgtgatctccggttcatgaggtcaagccccggaTCGAGCATCTCCGCTGTCAgacaggtcctctgtcccccttgttctctgcccctcctctggttgcatgctctctctctcaaaaataattttttttttttaaaggagcattAGATTCAGGGCAAAGGCATTTTGCCAGGGATACTTTgcatctctgggcctccatttttCCATCAGAAACAACCGGGCTGGACATGATGAGAACTAACATTTCATTCTTACCCACATCTCTCCTGTCAAACATGTCAGGATTAAAATCACACCAGGCGATCAGTGCACCAAAACATATGCCCCTGCCTGGAACCAGATGGGGCTCTCTAATCCACCCATCTCCCAGCCTTTGCTCCTGCTCGGCCTCCTGCCCaaaacttttccttctctctctacctgtccaaCTCCTACTCTTCCTTTACTTCCAGGTCATCGGGAATATTTCAGGATAATACTCCCTTACCTTGGTGCAGCACCTGACAGTTTACAAAGGGCCTTTCTGTTCCCTACTTTGTAGCTGCTCTGTGTTTAGGATCCACCTCTATTAATGGCCAACTGTAGCCACCAATCTGATGTGTCTGCCTCCCCCATTAACATGTGAACATTTTGAAAGCAAGACAATGTCTTTTGAAGCTACATACCTCTACCTCCTATTCATCTACTGGACAAGCCCCCCCAGCCCTAGGCAGATAGGCAGTAattgtttgatgaatgaataaatgatgctgtAAAATAGGTATTAGATACTACTTTCcgtttttacaaatgaggaaacaggctgagaaaagtgaaatgacttacccagggtcacacagcctaTAAGCAATAGAGCTAGGTTTCTAATCCAGGCCCagtgttttggttgttttttttttttaatgttttttaaatttatttttgagagacagagagagacagagcacgagtggaggaggaacagagagagagggagacagagaatgtgaagcaggctccaggctccaatctgccagcacagagcccgacccagggcttgaacccacggaccatgagatcatgacctgagccaaagttggatgcttaaccaactaagccacccaggtgccccccaccccccaccccaggctcagtGTTTATTCATAGACACTGTACTGCTGTCTGGAAAGGGTGTGATAGGCCTAGGAAATTTCGGTTTGGACTCTGATTACACCAAGGACTGAGTCTGGCACCAGTGAGACTAAAGTAGTAGTAAAAATGGCAaacataggagtgcctgggtgtttcagtcggttaagcatctgacttcagctcaggtcatgatctcacggtctgtgagtttaagccccgcgttgagctctgtgctgacagctcagagcctggagcctgtttcggattctgtgtctccctctctctgccccccgggactctctctctctctctcagaaataagtaaatattaaaaaaaaatttttgtgatgGCAAACGTAATATTCAGTGCTCACTATATGGCTGGCACTGTCCTAGGCACCTACTCCATTTAGAAGTCACAGCAACCCTAGGAAGTCAGTACAATGGTTCTCCCCATTGAATAGATTGGGAAACTGAGGACTGGATCATACAGCTAGGAAATAGCAGAGCTGGTTTAAACCCACGTTATCTGACCTCTTATCCCAGCATCACCTGAACTGGGAGAAATTTCAAGTGTTTCCATTACCAGAAAATGTCACAGAGAGGTAAGCACTGGGGGACAAGGGCTTTGGTACTGACTGCCACCGACTACCTCTATGGGGCTGGACAATTTATCGGCCTCGTTGAgcttctatttctgtatttataaaaggGAGTCCTCCTTTTTATTCCAGCCTCACAACTGTGACTTTCACGGTACCACCACAAGCACCTGCTTGGCACATATAGGCCCTCAACAAACACGTGtcagtgaacaaatgaatgaggaatgcatatttttaaaatgccccaTAGATGGCATTCCAGGAGTTATCCCTCCTAGGGTGGTTTTAAGGTATAGTCACAAATTCTTTAACTCCTCCCTTCTGGGACGGAGCCTgattcccctccccttgagtgtggacagtacttagtgacttgcttctgaCAAATAGAATATGGTGAAAGTGATAATGTGGTTCTCCTGAAACTCAGGTTGCCTGAGATGAGGTCATAAAAGGCATGTCAGCCTCCTCTTTGCTCTGTCTCTTGGACCATTCGCTCTGGGAGATGCTGGCTGCTATGTGGTAAGGATGCTCAAACAACCCTATGGAGAAGTCCCTGTGGCCAGGAACTGAGGCCCCCTGCCAGCAGCCACGTGAGCAAGCTAGCTGGGAAGCGGATCTTCCTGCCTCAGTCAAGCCTTGAGTTGTCTATGGCAAGCCAACAATTTGAGATGAGGGCCACCAGCTAATCTCTTCCCAGACGCCTGACTCTCAGAAACAGTGGGGGTAATCAACATTTGTTGCTTTAATGTTTGGGGGCATgtgttatgcagcaataaataCCCCATACACCTCCCTTTGGGGGCTTCTCTTTGCTCCCTTTGGAAATGGGGTGAATGACCCCTATCCTGACTAATCTGAGGGAATGAAAGGACAGCATGCCCCTAACACCTTCAGCGTCTTCATAAGCAAATGGGGCTACTCACCTTGGTGGCTCTGATAGTAGTCAGGTGGTCTAACAACTGGTCCTCCTGCTCCTTCTGGATCATGTGCAAGACCTTGGCCTCTGAAGGTGTGAGGCTGGGCTTGTTCTGAAGCCACCTCTCTACATTACCAAATGACTCCAGGTCCTGGCGAAGCTTCAGCCTCCGGCTCAGCCAGGTCCTCACGTCGTCTGGTTGGCCTTGGATGTCCCCAGCTCCCAGGGCTTGGAAGCTGGAGATCGGCTGTGGGGGAGTCTGGGGTTGGGCCATGAGATTGATAGGCATTGGATCCTCTTTTTGAGGCAAGATGATGATCCGCCGGCGGCTCTGAGGCAGGTGGAAGTCCTCCTGCTTGAACTGCTTGAAGCAGTGGGCGATGACCAGTTCAGGATCGAAGGTGGGGCCCTTGCTGGCATTTTCGTCATCACTTGAGGTCTCAGACTGGCAGAGCCCTTGGGGAAAGAGGGTTAAGAGGTGAGCTTCTTTCAGGAAGAGGACTAACGGAGTCAGGAAGGAAAAATGCTACAGCACCAGGCTGGGTTCCTAGGCCTGGTGTTATCATTGCTTTGCTATAATGATGAAGATAATCACATCTAGTATGATTGCGCATTCCTGATGGCAGGCACTATGCTAAGGTCTTTGTATGTTTTCTCTTGTTTAACCTTCTCAGATTTTATTCTTCCTCCACTCCACCCCACACTCACCCCAATGCTCCTTATCGACaatcagaatttatttatatatatatttatttatttatttaaagtttatttatttattttgaaagagagagagggagtggggggaggggcagagagagagacccaagcaggctccgcactgtcagcacagagcctgacgcagaacCGAGCCGAAATTAAGTGCCCGACACTTgaccggactgagccactcaggtgcccccagaatgatcttttaaaaaaatgccatccTGATCTGGTCTCATCATCCGAGCAGAGGCTTTGAAGCTGGAATGCTTCAGCCatgtcctggctctgctgcttagTGGCTGCATGTACTTGGGTAAGTCACTTGGGCTCTCCGTCTCAGTCTTTCATGTGTAAAACGGGGGTAAAGATGGTACCTACTTTACTGAGTAGGTGGAGATGGTTAGAATCAGCCCATCTTAGAGTTGCTTTGTTCATGGTAAAGtgcactgttatttttttttaaatttttttaatgtttatctatttttgagacagagagagacagagcatgaacgggggaggggcagagagagaggaggacacagaatcggaagcaggctccaggctctgagccatcagtccagagcccgacgtggggctcgaactcatggaccgcgagattgtgacctgagctgaagtcagacgcttaaccgactgagccacccaggcgcccctgcactgttattttttaatggacttGCTCCTTGCCTATTTTGAAACCCTCCTATCACTTTCCACGGCCCTCAACATAACATCCCTTCTCTGCCAACCTTTCCTACCTCATCCCTTGCCTATCCTTCTTTACAGGTCCCACACGCCTTGACCCTGAATGATCCCTGAATGGTCCAAGCACATCCCGCCTAAAGGTTTTGCATGTGTTGTTCTATCTGCCGGAATgctccctccccccgccattCCCTTAAAACTTATCACAGGGTTTTAAGTTGGGGGCTGCAAATGGTGACCCTCATGGTGAATGAGGCTTGGGATCCTGTTTCATTTGACGCATTGGTCAAAATTTTCCACCTTGAGTTACTTTAGGCTAGGGCATGCCCTCTCCAGCTTGCTGTAGTCCCAAATTATTCtctatggtctttttttttttttttaatgtttatttttgagagagagaaagagaggaaggaggggcagagagggagagggagacagagaatctgaagcaggctccaggctctgagctgtcagcacagagcccaaagaggggctcgaactcacgaaccaggagaccatgacctgagctgaagttggacgctcaatcagctgagccacccacgtgcccctattcTGTATTGTCTTACATGCAGCTCAgttcatttattaagtgcctgctTTAGGCAGACATTTGTGTTTGAAATCTCTGGTATAATTACTTGgttggtgtttattttttcaatagaCTATGGACCTGGACCTCCTCTCTCTGGTTGCCTACTGGAGCCCCGGCACCTCCATGTGCCAACATACAGTGGGAGCTCAGTAATTATTTGGCGAATGAGTGGATGTCAAGTGGACAGACTATTTGACATCACAGAGATCAGCTCTATGATTAtaccattttacagagaagggcACTAGGGCCCAGAGAGGCCCAAGGTTCCACGGTGGTttagtagcagagctgggatatgAATTCTGGTTTGCCTGGCCCCAGAGCTTGGTTCTTAGCCATTAATTGATAAGACCACAGGCTGTCACCTAATCCGACTGAGtctcagttcttttatttctaaaatgataaaCTCTGTTCTAAGTACCTCCTGAAGCTgttatgaagatcaaatgaatAACAGATATGTGAGTGTTCTAAAATTCAGAAGGGATAtagcattattattaaaaatattgtcacCATCATTCCCCTTCTAAAACCCACACCGCCTCTGCTTTAAAACCCTTTTGTTGCCTCCGAAATAAAATTCAGTCTCCTTAACCTGGCCTCACCTGACACACCCACCTCTGCCAGCCTAATGGGCTCCTTCTCTTATTCTTTCTGACCTCACCCTGTATTTGTACCCAAACTGAGCTGACTATGGTTCCTTGGTCACCTCATCCTGCCCCTGtgctgtttcctctctctggaaTGCTCTTGGAGACTTAGGTCAGGCATCACCATGCCCTgaagccctcccaccccctccctcataTCCCCTCTGGTTTCCCATAGCCCCTGTGCTCATCCCCATCATAGCATTTACCATGTTTTTTCTGGATGAAGGTGCTTTCTGGGTCTTTCTTTCCCAATAGCCTGTGAGTTTTCCAATGTCAAGGactgtgtctcagtttccatgTATCCCTGGTGCCCAGCCTGGCACAAAAGTGACCATTCAGTCCATTTGTTAAGCCTCCTTACAATGCCTGTGTTTTTCCTTCATGGTCAGAAAATAATGTGTCAGAAAATAATACatcaatgtggatggaagtggGCACTTCTCAACAAGCCATGTGTCATTTCTTTGAGAACAAGATGCTGGGTACAACTGAGAATGTAGCCATTTATccaaccaacatttactgagaatcATTCAGTAGATCCAAACGAGGCTGGAAACCCAACCGCAGAGCCCTGGAGTGGAACAAGGTGGGGTAACCAGAGGGGTATGCCCTCAGTCGGAGGAGAAGTGCTGATGGAGAGAGTCGGGTGGTCATCATGAAGGAAGAGGCATTGACATGTGCCTTCAAGAATGAGTCAGATTTCAAGGTGTGGAGGGGTCAGCATGGGGAAAGGTCAGGGGTGGAGTTTGAGGATTTGGGGGTTACTAAATAGTTCCACAAGTTGAAAGTACATTGTGCATGAAGGAGGAGGTTAATGGGAAATAAAGCTGGAGTCATCTTGAATGCCAGGTTAAGGGGTTTAAACTTTATCCTGTTGACCTGGGAACACACTCAAAACATGCTCCTCCCTGGCCTTGCCACCGTCACTTCCGCCCACCCAAGACCCCAAATCCATGATCTTCCCTTAGCTAGAAGGGTCCCTCCCCACCAAGCCCTTCAATGGCTTCATTGCAATGGCTTCTCAGTGCCCTTAGAATAAACAAGCCCCTCCTACAATGGCCCCCACCACTGCCCTCACTGGcaccctgctccccactcctccctgatctctccctgccccctccctctgctcacttCACTCCAGCTGCATgagcctgctttctctttgtccAACCCTCCTAGCTCTgttctgacttggttttggcatTTGCCATGCCCTATGAAGGGCATGGGATTCCCCAAGATTGCTGTTGGCTGAGTCCTTTTCACCATATGGTTCTCAGCCCAAGTGTCACTCCCCTCAAAGTCACCCTGACTCCCCTATTGAAGGTCGCATGCCCACTGTACCATGGAGCTTCCATTATAGTGATCTTTGGGGTTCTGTGTCCATTTATAGAAAAGTGAGGTGGGTAGAGACTGTGTGAAAATGTTCCCAAGGGATTGTGAGGACAGCTTCCAGAGGCCAACTAGCTCCATTGCCTTCCCAGGTCAGGGATCTCTTCCTGAAATGCCCCTGGCAGATTTTGCCTCTGCTTGGATACACCTCTGGTTGACAGGGTGTTCTTCTCTCACATTGTGGATGCCTGATTCTGATTCTTAGAAAAGAATTCCTTATATTGACCCAGATTTTGTTTCCCTGGAAGTTCTACCCTTTAGTCCTAGTCTTCCCCTCCAATGCTCCAGAAAACgcattccttccctctttcctgggACAGCTCGCCAAGTATCTGGAGACAATTCAACTctctttattttggctctgaTTCAAATCTCTCCCTCAATTCCATCCTACCTCTCTGGCCACTTGCTACTTGGGCCCTCTTTTCCCGCCCATCCCTTAAAATTGGTGCCTTCTAGGTTCATACCTGggctttctccttctccttccttctcccttttcttcttcttctcctcctcttttttccaAACAATCTCCTCTACTCTCATGTTTCTGTGGTCTTCTATATGCTGAGGACACCCATATCAATATTTATGACTTGAAATTAGCTCCAACTTTCTACATACAGTTTCTCCTAAAGTATTTCCACTTGGATGGCCTACAAGGATCTCAGTCTCAACCAACTAAGCCTGCACTGGCCTCCATGTCCTGTTCTCACTCAACCTGTTCCTCCTGGTAGGTTCCCAATCCCTGTGAAAGGCACCTCCATCTCTAGGTCATCCTAGTTACCAACCTGAGCATCATCTTTGATTGTCCTTTTCTTGTTCCCTGTTCAGTCAGCCCTCAAATCCCCCTAGTCCCCTCTAGCCTGGCCACTCTCCCTCACCTCTCAGTACCTTTGGTCTGGACATTTCAGGCAGCCCAAGAGCTCATGATTCTGGCTTCAGCCTTCAAGTCTGCCAATTCACTCTGCATTTGCTGATAATCCCAATCCCAATACTGCCATTTCCAGTAGCTTCTCCATCTCCTACCTCCCAAGATCTTTCATGATCTTGTCCCTTCTGACCTCTCTCGCCTCTCATCCCTGGCAATACTCAAACTACTAGCAGTTTCCTGAAGATACTGTATCTCTGAGCTTCTCTGCATGTGCTTCCATTGGTCTGGAATGCCTTTCCTCCCCTTTTTGGCATGGAGAACTCTTTATATCCTTAATTTAAGCCCAAGTGTAAAGAGCTCTTCCAGAACCTTAGAATTGTTCTTACCTGTCCACTACACTTAGCAGACCTCTTACTTCTGGGTGTCACCCCCAGACCTGGCATCCACCCCTTCTTCTGTAATTATGCGTTTATCTGCCTATCTTTCACCTCTGAAGTTGCAGGGTTTTCCCGCAGCAGGCTATCACCAAACACTGCTGGTTTTCTACATGCTTCTTCTCCAGTACCCAGCACATTAATATCCGGCGGAGAAATGGGGCGCGGCGGGCGAGACAGAGGGCCGTGGATGCCTTTCCCAGGCACACGGGTTGGACCCCTGATTTCAGACCAAGGCAACTTGGCCCACTCCTCCAGCCTGGGAATGGAAATCTGAGAAATGTGCACGACCCGCCCCCGACTCCCTGGCAACCCCTCACCCAGCACCCAGTACGGCACAATGAGATATTCGCCTCCCGTGCTTGCCCTCACCCCACTTGCACGCGTCTGCACGGGGctgaaggcttcctggaggcggCGCTGCTTCCCGGGAACTTACCGAGCAGCGACAAGTACAGAGCCTCAGACGTTTCGTACGAATCTTCCATGGTCGCAGCGTCGGGAGCGGGTGTTGaagagcgtgtgtgtgtctgtgttggtttTTGCTGGCGTGTCAGGGTACCAAAAAACAGTAATTCCAAACTTTGCAAGAAACACTCAATGCGCCCCCGAGCTTAGAAGCAACTGTTGCCAGGACTACAGACGCCCTGCGCTGATTGGCTGAGCATTGCCACGCTCCTGCCGTCTGTGGGACGGAGGCGGGTACGGGGGAGCACCCTCCCACTCCCGATTGCCTGACAGTCCTGTTCCTTTTGTGGGTCCTGGGAGGCAGTCGCAGAGGGGCAGAATTCCTGGCTTGGAGAAAGACAGGATTCTTAGTATGGCCCAGTGGCCCCTGAATCTGGAGGAATAGATCACAGGTTTTCCTGAAAATTGTACGATCTTCAGCCGATCTCCACGTATTTCATTTTCATCCAAGGAACAGGCCCTGCCTCCTCCGGAGGGATTGTAGGAACTCAAAAGAATCTCGGCCAACAAGATGCCTGTGTTTTTGATATGCATTGCTCCCTAATGACAGGATGCCACCGTTTGGAAATAGAGAACCTGATACCAGGaatattaaagttaaaatgtccatcaactgataaacggataaacatgctctatccacataatggaatattagtcacaAGAAAGAGTTAAGCACCGatgcatgctacaacacagatgaaccttcaaaacattacgttaagtgaaagcagccagacacaaaaggtcacatattattttatttataagaaatgcccagaataggcaaatctatagacacagaaagcagactgATAATTGCCAGAGGCTGGAGGTGAGGTGTGTGGCTTTGGGTTTGACTATTAACAGGCATGGAGTTTCTTCTTAATGCGTTGCAAATGTCTTAGAattagtgatgatggttgcaGAACATTGTCAGTATACAGAAAATcatttaattgtatatttaaacataattGAGTGATGAATTTTAGATTATGTGAATTGTCTCaatgaaagaagttaaaaaaacaaacacttgagTGCTTATTCTGTATAAAGTACCTTCACTGAATTGCATTATC from Panthera leo isolate Ple1 chromosome A2, P.leo_Ple1_pat1.1, whole genome shotgun sequence includes:
- the EFCAB12 gene encoding EF-hand calcium-binding domain-containing protein 12 isoform X1, which encodes MPGLGVTPRSKRSAKCSGQHIEDHRNMRVEEIVWKKEEEKKKKREKEGEGESPGLCQSETSSDDENASKGPTFDPELVIAHCFKQFKQEDFHLPQSRRRIIILPQKEDPMPINLMAQPQTPPQPISSFQALGAGDIQGQPDDVRTWLSRRLKLRQDLESFGNVERWLQNKPSLTPSEAKVLHMIQKEQEDQLLDHLTTIRATKKSPRPSRRLVPQLRLPKPSALSALYSYLHSRKIKILEIFSKVDGGEHQKISREEFVVTLKAVGVPLKNQEVEDVVIYLSSLGKDNSITTDILVNTYKQWCLAHQKSTPATAREYYRPAKIRVSPSHLSKKQVNLAPQPCKMDLLTVPVVDTQMEARPLTLEEMEDIGKRYRERRRKHKLKIPSIQYTERCRLVRSGNKHFDEHCLPSTIHGEMKELINKSRRDNFLVYLQCCKLCESYGLPLTEDILVKALLYPGDKIIFQKNQVRPIRQPGGYYSDMKIFSPNLALLKFQGFSDVVAKKTDKKTPKKIKKIHFKEFEEFTRKLQAKRSRGSLRTHPNFFWPGHLLDKLQLYLPTVAMDRSLALFSCVQPQPHAYSATYHPNHWWPIGNMNYMTCAYYDASKVYYID